A genomic window from Clostridium aceticum includes:
- a CDS encoding YybS family protein, whose amino-acid sequence MKDFSNKKAFIEAALMVTITCFFVISTLYIPFLSVLLFVLPVPFMILSCKYSTSYTVISLVVASLLIGLLTGMLYTVFIFVIIAPIALVMGHYMKYEKNPFQVIGVGTAASVFSIFLIIQIISMISGIHIIEEMGRMIGEVLDHQVEMLRAVNVSSVDIHEAINYFMMILPGLIIIQSIIGAFINYYLAVAIMNRLKFSPYKLDGFEGFKLPGNIVLGSFIIFLLSLMTRYIEGIDHNSLIANATLIFVVVFFLQGISFMNYVLKKRNFPKFLRIFILILLIFVSPLMTLVAMIGLLDAMIDMRRIRKRND is encoded by the coding sequence GTGAAGGATTTTAGTAATAAAAAGGCATTCATTGAAGCAGCATTAATGGTAACTATTACATGTTTTTTTGTAATAAGCACTTTATATATTCCATTTTTATCTGTTTTACTATTTGTTTTACCAGTTCCTTTTATGATTTTATCATGTAAGTATAGTACAAGTTATACAGTAATCTCCCTTGTTGTAGCTAGTTTACTTATCGGCTTACTAACAGGGATGCTCTATACAGTGTTTATTTTTGTGATAATAGCACCCATTGCCCTAGTTATGGGACACTATATGAAGTATGAAAAAAACCCTTTTCAAGTTATAGGAGTAGGTACAGCAGCATCGGTATTTTCGATTTTTTTAATAATACAAATTATTTCTATGATTAGTGGAATACATATTATCGAAGAAATGGGTAGAATGATTGGAGAAGTATTAGATCATCAGGTAGAAATGCTGAGGGCAGTGAACGTAAGTTCTGTAGATATTCATGAGGCAATTAACTATTTCATGATGATTTTGCCGGGTTTAATTATTATTCAATCTATAATAGGAGCCTTCATCAATTATTATTTAGCAGTAGCTATTATGAATAGACTTAAGTTTAGTCCCTATAAGTTGGATGGATTTGAAGGGTTTAAACTTCCAGGAAATATTGTGTTAGGATCATTCATTATTTTTCTTTTATCTTTGATGACAAGATATATTGAAGGCATTGATCATAATAGTTTGATTGCTAATGCTACGCTTATTTTTGTAGTAGTTTTCTTTTTACAAGGTATATCATTTATGAATTATGTATTAAAAAAAAGAAACTTTCCTAAATTTTTAAGGATATTTATCTTAATACTACTGATTTTTGTTAGTCCGCTAATGACATTGGTAGCTATGATAGGACTATTAGATGCTATGATAGATATGAGAAGGATTAGGAAAAGAAACGATTAA
- a CDS encoding DUF5711 family protein, producing the protein MINKRKKFTLLIIMVLVIVSPQIISKIRFVMTSSEKIVYLMGEIETNHSSDIIYGKLEDGIVQYWEGILYFYDTTGAQKWHLNLGVVNPMLKTNAKDIYVVDNSKNQLIRIDKGGNIVYRYTMEGSLSKLAIEEDNYLLLQYPTKNNMTELVVLDNEGRKHSSILLGEGQVMNIAISKPHDLIAINTVTTKNSLESHLLTYDLKGQLIASNHLEEEFILNFSYDAKGNLVVIKEKEIIGINRDNKVIWDIFLEKIKVFKESPLQHMIVYSGEESRNRLIYRREGEGIRIVQYNGKVAGKTKVDEDLLGIDSYGEEILLYSLRTIYLVDKKANILVEYKYSSDIEEVFIFPKGHVVVATRGKLSFLRILEA; encoded by the coding sequence ATGATAAACAAAAGAAAAAAGTTTACTTTACTGATCATAATGGTCTTGGTGATTGTTAGTCCTCAGATAATAAGTAAGATAAGATTTGTAATGACCTCTTCTGAAAAAATTGTATATTTAATGGGAGAGATAGAAACAAATCATAGCAGTGATATTATTTATGGGAAGTTAGAAGACGGAATTGTTCAATACTGGGAGGGAATACTGTATTTTTATGATACAACTGGAGCACAAAAGTGGCACCTTAACCTAGGTGTTGTTAATCCTATGCTAAAAACTAATGCAAAAGATATATATGTAGTAGATAATAGTAAAAACCAGCTGATTAGGATAGATAAAGGAGGCAACATCGTCTATAGATATACAATGGAGGGTTCTCTAAGCAAACTTGCAATAGAAGAAGATAACTATCTTCTTCTTCAGTACCCGACAAAAAACAATATGACAGAATTAGTGGTTTTAGATAATGAAGGAAGAAAGCACAGCAGTATCTTGCTAGGGGAAGGACAAGTTATGAATATAGCTATATCAAAACCCCACGACCTCATAGCAATCAATACAGTTACTACAAAAAACAGTCTAGAGAGTCATCTTTTAACCTATGATTTAAAGGGTCAGCTCATAGCTTCTAACCATTTAGAAGAGGAATTTATATTAAATTTTTCCTATGATGCAAAGGGAAATTTAGTTGTTATAAAAGAAAAAGAGATTATTGGTATAAATAGAGATAACAAAGTTATATGGGATATCTTTTTAGAAAAGATAAAAGTATTTAAAGAGTCCCCATTGCAGCACATGATAGTTTACAGTGGAGAGGAAAGTAGAAATAGATTAATTTATAGAAGAGAAGGAGAAGGAATCAGGATTGTACAATACAATGGAAAGGTTGCAGGAAAAACTAAAGTAGATGAAGATTTATTAGGTATAGACAGCTACGGTGAAGAAATACTGCTATACTCTCTTAGAACAATTTACTTGGTAGATAAAAAAGCAAATATACTTGTGGAGTATAAATATTCTAGTGATATAGAAGAAGTATTTATTTTTCCAAAGGGGCATGTAGTGGTGGCAACCAGGGGAAAGCTATCCTTCTTGAGAATATTGGAAGCATAA
- a CDS encoding CvpA family protein — MKWVDLLIVATLLINTMLGYKKGLILTLFSLGSYIVAVLVAKTYYVQLAAWIKNSPSFGGRIQQFVEGQLSFYLPKGVGTVSEFSEKKIVEEIGFPDFIQNYLLKEFSIETYTNQTMEIAKLHFQSLVVNLFINIISMIILFILVRTLILVIGYLINGVFEIPILETMNRLGGGILGIIRGGVWVGVVVLAMTVMAMINLEGVIALGIKESVLFPIITNFFTGFILKWM, encoded by the coding sequence ATGAAGTGGGTTGATTTATTAATAGTGGCAACACTTCTAATAAATACGATGTTAGGATATAAAAAAGGTCTTATATTGACGCTATTTAGTTTAGGCAGTTATATTGTAGCAGTACTGGTTGCAAAAACTTATTACGTACAATTAGCAGCATGGATAAAAAACAGTCCCAGTTTTGGTGGTAGAATACAACAATTTGTGGAGGGTCAATTAAGCTTTTATTTACCTAAAGGAGTAGGTACAGTTAGTGAATTTTCAGAGAAAAAAATAGTTGAAGAAATAGGATTTCCTGATTTTATACAGAATTATCTTTTAAAGGAATTTTCTATAGAAACCTATACCAACCAAACGATGGAAATAGCAAAATTGCATTTTCAGAGTTTGGTGGTAAACCTTTTTATCAATATTATTAGTATGATTATCTTATTTATTTTAGTTAGAACACTTATTTTGGTGATAGGCTATCTAATAAACGGAGTCTTTGAAATACCTATATTGGAAACAATGAATAGGCTAGGGGGAGGAATTTTAGGTATTATAAGAGGTGGTGTATGGGTAGGCGTTGTTGTATTGGCTATGACTGTGATGGCTATGATCAATCTAGAAGGAGTTATTGCACTAGGAATCAAGGAGTCAGTATTGTTTCCTATAATCACTAACTTTTTTACTGGATTTATATTAAAATGGATGTAG
- a CDS encoding MazG-like family protein, producing the protein MLPNSNNDISRNLKMIDFLKCELLNTIALLFETMIKGIKDRQELVAECLVNLLLATYTLGKRLGFDYETLDKKLQDKVKISILEEHHLEKWYGDLSELNQHISNHGK; encoded by the coding sequence ATGCTACCAAACAGTAATAATGATATTAGTAGAAACTTAAAAATGATAGACTTTTTAAAGTGTGAGCTGCTAAATACCATAGCTTTATTATTTGAAACAATGATAAAGGGTATAAAAGATAGACAAGAGTTGGTGGCAGAATGTTTAGTAAATCTTCTTTTAGCCACATATACTTTAGGAAAAAGATTGGGTTTCGATTATGAAACACTTGATAAAAAATTGCAGGATAAAGTTAAAATTAGTATATTAGAAGAACACCATTTAGAAAAATGGTATGGGGATTTGTCAGAACTAAATCAACATATAAGTAATCATGGTAAATAA
- the recR gene encoding recombination mediator RecR produces MNYYSAPIARLIDEFTKLPGIGRKTAQRLAFHVISTSNEEAQMLAEAIIEAKKSIKYCNVCTNITDKETCNICIDKKRDSSIICVVEGPKDVVAMEKTKEYHGYYHVLHGAISPLEGIGPEEIKIKELLARLTNSEVKEVVLATNPNIEGEATAMYIAKLLKPMGIKVSRIAYGIPVGGDLEYADEVTLSKALEGRREL; encoded by the coding sequence ATGAATTATTATTCAGCACCAATAGCTAGATTAATTGATGAATTTACCAAGCTACCAGGTATTGGTAGAAAAACTGCCCAAAGATTAGCTTTTCATGTTATTTCTACCTCCAATGAAGAGGCACAAATGCTGGCAGAAGCTATTATTGAAGCAAAGAAAAGTATCAAATACTGTAATGTTTGTACAAACATTACAGATAAGGAAACTTGCAACATCTGTATAGATAAAAAGAGAGATTCCTCTATTATTTGTGTTGTTGAAGGTCCAAAGGATGTTGTAGCAATGGAGAAAACGAAAGAGTATCATGGTTATTATCATGTACTGCATGGTGCGATTTCTCCTCTAGAAGGAATAGGGCCTGAAGAAATAAAAATTAAAGAGTTGTTGGCTAGATTAACTAACAGTGAAGTAAAAGAAGTAGTTTTAGCAACTAACCCTAATATAGAGGGGGAAGCTACAGCTATGTACATAGCAAAACTATTAAAACCCATGGGTATCAAAGTATCAAGGATTGCCTATGGTATTCCTGTTGGAGGAGACTTGGAGTATGCAGATGAAGTAACTTTATCTAAAGCACTAGAGGGTAGAAGAGAACTTTAA
- a CDS encoding YaaL family protein gives MNEENQVTKREGMLEGIATIFSGLHNKLQHFYETEKDENQEFVEVINKARADWESAEKTFHSVSDPDLIDYAIYNVEATKAKYIYLLKRAKEMGIKTNF, from the coding sequence ATGAACGAAGAAAATCAAGTTACTAAAAGAGAAGGTATGTTAGAGGGGATTGCTACCATCTTTAGTGGATTACACAATAAACTCCAACACTTTTACGAAACCGAAAAGGACGAAAATCAAGAATTTGTTGAGGTAATTAACAAAGCCCGTGCAGACTGGGAAAGTGCAGAAAAAACCTTTCATAGCGTATCAGATCCAGATCTTATAGATTATGCTATATATAATGTAGAAGCCACAAAAGCCAAATATATTTACTTGCTAAAAAGAGCTAAGGAAATGGGGATAAAGACGAACTTTTAA
- the yyaC gene encoding spore protease YyaC, translating into MSLFYREPSNSININNTMASIDFSSSFTNYIEKHYCSTYGELVFLCIGTDRSTGDALGPLVGHKLAKPLEKHSNIHVYGTLEDPVHAKNLQSQIDFIYTNFTNPFVIAIDACLGKIDRVGYITIGAGPLNPGAGVNKQLPSVGDLHIMGIVNLGGYMEYMILQNTRLQLVMKMADTIADGIRFSLWKLNKEKLLS; encoded by the coding sequence GTGTCTTTATTTTATCGTGAGCCATCTAATTCCATCAATATAAACAATACTATGGCCTCTATAGACTTCAGTAGTAGTTTCACAAATTATATAGAAAAACATTATTGTTCCACTTATGGTGAACTTGTTTTTTTATGTATTGGAACAGATCGTTCTACAGGAGATGCTTTAGGTCCTCTAGTAGGACATAAGCTGGCAAAACCTTTAGAGAAACATAGCAATATTCACGTTTATGGAACACTAGAGGACCCGGTTCATGCAAAAAACTTACAATCACAAATTGATTTTATCTATACCAATTTTACAAATCCCTTTGTTATAGCTATCGATGCTTGTTTAGGTAAAATAGATCGAGTAGGCTACATTACTATCGGGGCAGGCCCCTTAAATCCTGGAGCAGGTGTAAATAAGCAACTACCCTCTGTAGGAGATCTACACATCATGGGAATTGTAAACTTAGGTGGTTATATGGAGTATATGATTTTACAAAATACTAGACTTCAATTAGTAATGAAAATGGCAGATACTATTGCCGACGGTATTAGATTTTCTCTTTGGAAACTTAACAAAGAAAAGTTACTATCCTAA
- a CDS encoding pro-sigmaK processing inhibitor BofA family protein, giving the protein MGFELSIILAYAFGLILLYIVGWILLIPIKLIIKLIWNGVIGGAMLLLVNLIGGIFGITIVINPINALIAGFLGVPGVILLLILQYIL; this is encoded by the coding sequence ATGGGTTTTGAATTAAGTATCATACTAGCCTATGCTTTTGGACTAATCCTATTATATATAGTAGGATGGATTTTATTAATACCTATAAAACTTATTATAAAACTCATATGGAATGGTGTTATAGGGGGGGCAATGTTGCTCTTAGTAAATCTAATAGGTGGAATTTTTGGAATAACTATCGTTATTAATCCTATCAATGCTTTGATAGCAGGTTTTCTAGGAGTCCCCGGGGTAATACTATTGTTGATCTTACAATATATTTTATAA
- a CDS encoding FUSC family protein has protein sequence MKIGLRTIKTGIAVTVSLIIANILRIESPFFAAIAAIIAMQPTVSDSWKTGVNRILGTIIGAVVGAIFVAIAPANPFLGGLGVVSLIIIMNKLGWQEAIAIGGVVFTGIFLNTNENHVTYALHRLLDTSIGIVVAVVINYTIYPPTYDLKVAGEIKNISKHILRYNIKTLEILLQEEEQNMSFLEEQIEEIEKELELSEKLLDLQKKEEKIKVHGGIRHKEMFISLKLEKETFEHLRNMQNVLQKGIGREIIDLAKEDLYKIKEALKEVQCKENEVCDIYNQKNKDDINLEYIIEDIKKAKMQLKNKEDINNYPTDEVVKMLVFLYNLQEVLQKFNMIICC, from the coding sequence ATGAAGATTGGTCTTAGGACCATAAAAACGGGTATTGCTGTTACAGTGTCTTTGATTATCGCTAATATTTTAAGAATAGAAAGTCCTTTTTTTGCAGCTATTGCAGCTATTATTGCTATGCAGCCCACTGTATCTGATTCTTGGAAAACAGGAGTAAATCGTATATTAGGAACGATTATTGGTGCCGTTGTAGGAGCTATTTTTGTTGCAATAGCACCCGCAAACCCTTTTTTAGGGGGACTAGGTGTGGTTAGCCTTATTATTATCATGAACAAGCTAGGGTGGCAAGAAGCTATTGCTATAGGAGGCGTTGTCTTTACAGGTATCTTTTTAAATACCAATGAAAATCATGTAACCTATGCGCTTCATAGACTGCTGGATACTTCCATAGGCATTGTTGTTGCGGTAGTGATTAATTATACAATTTATCCTCCAACCTATGATTTAAAAGTTGCTGGAGAGATAAAAAATATATCTAAACATATTTTAAGATACAATATAAAAACCTTAGAAATATTGTTGCAAGAAGAAGAACAAAACATGAGCTTCTTGGAAGAACAGATTGAAGAAATAGAAAAGGAGCTAGAACTATCGGAAAAGTTACTAGATCTACAAAAAAAGGAAGAAAAAATAAAGGTTCATGGAGGTATTAGACACAAAGAGATGTTTATTAGTTTAAAGCTAGAAAAAGAAACCTTTGAACATCTTAGAAATATGCAAAATGTTTTGCAAAAAGGAATTGGTAGAGAGATTATTGACCTTGCTAAAGAGGATCTTTATAAAATAAAAGAAGCTCTTAAAGAAGTGCAGTGTAAAGAAAATGAAGTATGCGATATTTATAATCAGAAAAACAAGGATGATATAAACTTAGAGTATATTATAGAAGACATAAAAAAAGCAAAAATGCAGTTAAAAAACAAAGAAGATATTAACAATTATCCTACAGATGAAGTAGTAAAAATGCTTGTTTTTTTATATAATTTGCAAGAAGTGCTACAAAAGTTTAATATGATCATCTGTTGTTAA
- a CDS encoding YbaB/EbfC family nucleoid-associated protein, with product MGKKGFQGMGGMPNMNNMIKQAQKMQKQMQEMQAEVEKKEVEASAGGGAVVVKVTGKKEIVSIDIKPEVVDPDDVEMLQDLIIAAVNEAIRSAEEMVSKEMSKVTGNMNLPGLF from the coding sequence ATGGGTAAAAAAGGTTTCCAAGGTATGGGTGGAATGCCTAATATGAATAATATGATCAAACAGGCACAAAAAATGCAAAAACAAATGCAGGAAATGCAAGCTGAGGTAGAAAAAAAAGAAGTTGAAGCCAGTGCTGGAGGCGGAGCTGTTGTTGTCAAGGTAACAGGAAAAAAAGAAATTGTTAGTATAGATATTAAGCCAGAAGTAGTAGATCCTGATGATGTAGAAATGTTACAAGATCTAATCATTGCTGCTGTTAATGAAGCGATACGTTCTGCTGAAGAAATGGTGAGTAAAGAAATGTCCAAAGTAACAGGAAATATGAATTTACCAGGATTATTTTAA
- the dnaX gene encoding DNA polymerase III subunit gamma/tau has product MAYKALYRRFRPQVFEDVIGQDAITITLKNQIKSSNISHAYLFSGTRGTGKTSTAKIFARAVNCLEPENFNPCNECEVCRGILTENIMDVIEIDAASNNGVDHIRELRENVKYPPSKGRYKVYIIDEVHMLSSGAFNALLKTLEEPPNHIIFILATTDPQKLPPTILSRCQRFEFKAVTTEDIMKRLKEIGKRIEVEIEEEALRTIANNAGGALRDALSILEQCISFNGSIITYRNVVDTLGIVNYEVLFNLIQCIANKNLTEAIGIIQDIIGEGKDVLQLIKDLINHYRNLMMVKIEVQLDALLSLSSEVLEKLKDQSNFFSMEDMIKAIHILSEVEVKAKYAHQPRVLLEVAVISLCENREKDLLIELQEKVNRLENILKTGIAKEGIQETKPIEETEEVKILHKKESPQEDLVELEETLPAKAANYEEVKSKWNEIKDFIKKDKKAQIEAMLKEGELVDIRKNTLIISFKEGYGFHRDTLDRDKNKQYIAEAVEKVTGQKLKLSMVMEEEVFQGREKEEENFIEKLKKSVPEGLLEIYDE; this is encoded by the coding sequence ATGGCATATAAGGCATTATATAGAAGGTTTAGACCTCAGGTTTTTGAAGATGTCATCGGGCAGGATGCTATAACGATAACATTAAAAAATCAAATAAAATCCTCCAATATTTCTCACGCCTATTTATTTTCTGGTACTAGGGGAACGGGGAAAACCTCCACGGCTAAAATTTTTGCTAGGGCAGTAAATTGTTTAGAACCTGAAAACTTCAACCCTTGTAACGAATGTGAGGTTTGTAGAGGAATATTAACTGAAAATATTATGGACGTTATTGAAATAGATGCTGCTTCTAATAATGGTGTAGATCATATAAGGGAGTTAAGAGAAAATGTAAAGTATCCTCCTTCTAAAGGGCGGTACAAAGTATATATTATTGATGAGGTACATATGTTAAGTTCAGGGGCATTTAATGCCTTGTTAAAGACTTTAGAGGAGCCACCAAATCATATTATTTTTATACTGGCTACTACAGACCCTCAAAAACTCCCTCCTACTATTTTATCTCGATGTCAAAGATTTGAATTTAAGGCAGTTACCACAGAAGATATAATGAAGAGGTTAAAAGAAATAGGTAAAAGGATAGAGGTAGAAATAGAAGAAGAGGCACTAAGAACGATAGCAAATAATGCTGGAGGTGCTTTGAGAGATGCTCTTAGTATCTTAGAACAATGCATTTCTTTTAATGGAAGTATAATTACTTATAGAAATGTTGTAGATACTTTAGGTATTGTTAACTATGAGGTGTTATTTAACCTTATACAGTGTATAGCCAATAAAAACTTGACGGAAGCAATAGGGATTATTCAAGATATTATAGGTGAAGGGAAAGATGTTCTTCAGCTGATAAAGGATTTAATCAATCATTATAGGAATTTAATGATGGTTAAGATAGAGGTTCAGTTGGATGCTTTGCTGAGTTTATCAAGTGAGGTTTTAGAAAAACTTAAAGACCAAAGTAATTTTTTTTCTATGGAAGATATGATCAAGGCGATACACATCTTATCAGAGGTAGAAGTTAAAGCAAAGTATGCGCATCAACCTAGAGTTTTGTTGGAGGTAGCGGTAATTTCACTATGTGAAAATAGAGAAAAAGATTTGCTAATAGAGTTACAGGAAAAAGTAAATCGATTAGAAAATATACTAAAAACAGGAATAGCAAAAGAAGGAATACAAGAAACTAAACCTATAGAAGAGACTGAAGAGGTTAAAATACTTCATAAAAAAGAGTCCCCTCAAGAAGATTTGGTAGAACTTGAAGAGACATTGCCTGCTAAGGCCGCTAATTATGAAGAAGTAAAAAGCAAATGGAATGAAATCAAGGATTTTATAAAAAAAGATAAAAAAGCTCAAATAGAAGCTATGTTAAAGGAAGGGGAACTTGTTGATATAAGAAAAAACACTTTAATTATTAGCTTCAAGGAGGGCTATGGTTTCCATAGGGATACCCTTGATAGAGATAAGAATAAACAGTATATTGCAGAAGCTGTTGAAAAAGTTACGGGACAAAAGCTAAAGCTTTCGATGGTAATGGAGGAAGAAGTTTTTCAAGGGAGAGAAAAAGAGGAAGAAAACTTTATTGAAAAACTTAAAAAGTCAGTACCAGAAGGTCTGCTAGAGATTTATGATGAATAA